From Thalassotalea psychrophila:
CCAATATTAGAATGATAAGATGGCATATCAAATTGGTCACTCATTTGCTTTACCAGTTTTTCATAGGCTAATGGTAACTGTTCTTCAAAGTACTGTAATTGCGTCACTGTATTTATCGGTTTAAATGTTTCATTTTCAAAGCCATCGGTTAGATAGTTTTTACACGTATTGGCAACAAACAACCCCACTTCATTAGAATATCCTTTAGGTGTACCCAAGCGATACCCTGTAGGCGTTTTGTGGCTGATTGGTGTGGTTGACTTAATTAAACCTTTCCATGGCAGCTGATGCATAACCTTAGCTCTGGCATCTAGCTCTGATGAATAAATTGTCTGTTTAAGGTTAACAATATTTTTAGCTATAGCGCCTTGGTGCTGACAAGCAGTGTTTAATTCATTTAGTGGATATTCATCGATAAAACCTACTAAATGCAATAATTCATGTTCAAGCACTAAATGCGAATCTAAATGATCAATATAAACAACACCATTATCAACATTAGCAATGCCTTGGGGCGCCATCACGCCAATATATTTAATGTCGTCACTAAGCTCTTGCTCGACTAACTTCTCTACATCACAATTAACTCTCTCATTACTCTGATGACTACATTGAAGATTTTCTTGGGCAATATATTTTGGAGTTTCAAAACAAAACTGCTGGTTAAAGAAGTCTTTATTTTGCATTTTGCTAAATAAGCCGGTAAGCCTGTTTAAATCAGTTAAATTAGTAGCAAAAAACTGCAAACGATTACTACAGTTAACTGTTGGTGCAGCTTCGCCGGAAGTGAGACTTCCATTAGTTAAACGTGGTAACACCTGATAGGTAAGCAACTCTTTTAAAAGGGTTTGCTCATTTAACGAGGTTAATTTTGGTATCAAAGTTTGAAGGAGGGTAATGTCGGCAAACTTAACGGCAAGCGTTACTTGCAACATACGGCTTTCTTCGTTATCAATGGCTTGTAGTAATGCTTTGGCTTGTTGGTAATTCTCAGTTGTAGTGGCTAGCTGCTTAGCCCTATCAATAATTGCCGACTCTGACCCTAGTTGAAAAGCATGATTGGTCCAATATAATCGCTCCCTTACTCGTTTTTTTTGTTGATAGTACAACACAAGTTGCCAGGCAATATCTTGATCTTTTCTGGCTAAGGTTTTAGCTAAATTAAGCCACTGTAAACTATATTGTGTACTTTTTTTAAAAACGATATATTTTGCAGATAAATTACTGAGACTTAAGGCAAGTTGTAATTGATCTTGATTGTAAGTACCCGCGGTTAAGCGAACAGTTAAATAATCGTTTAACGAAAAAGAGCTTGTGGTTAGACACAAGCTCAATATTAACATTTGAATGAAACGTAGCAATGTTATTGCCGTCTAATTTGGGATAGGCGCAACATTAGCTTGAATCAAGTCTAGCTCAAGTTTCGCATATCTATGTTCAATAAATTCATATACATTAGTGCTAAGCGCCAATTTAAAATAATCAGAAGATGTATTTATTGAATTATTTAAAAGTTTATATTTACCTAAGTAAAAGTAACCTTCACATAATCGGTCAACTAATTCTTTATGGTTTTTAACCCCGACAGTTAACGAGGCAACAAAATCTTGTTCGCTAATATCACCTAGAAACAGACGCAGAATATTATTGGCCCAGCTATTATGGTCAATACTGTTTAAGTTAAGCCTTAAATTGTTTTTTGCAGTAACAGGGTCAATTTCATTTTCAATGATATACAACCACGAAATTCGGTAAGGATCATTTTGTTGCTCTAACTGAAAGCGGCGCATATCTTGTAGGGCAAGTTGTGGGCGTCCACCATAATAAAGAGCAATACCACGGTTTAAATAGGCATATTGATGCTGCTCGTCAAGCTCAATAGCTGAATCAAACGCTTCATACGCTTGTAAAAACTCTTGCCTTTGAGTGTGATGTATACCAATAAAATTATACGCATCGACTAAGTCTGGTTGTAATCTTAACGCTCGTTGAAAATCATAACTCGCTAGTCCTCTAAGACCGACACTGTCATAAATAACACCTCGGTCATAAAACAATTTAGCTTTTTGTTCTTGTGAAACTTCAACCCTGTTTAAAATTTCAGTTAGACGCGCAATGGCCACTTCGCTTTGTTGGTTAACGGGTAATGGCTCTGCAATAACAACCTTAGCCACACTAGAAGACTGAGTGTTAGAAGACGTTGCACAACCTGAAAGTATAGAGAGCAGTAAAATGGTAATAAAGGATAATTTAAATTTCACAGAGAGTCCTAAAACGCCTTAACGGTTTGAAAATAACTTTGTATATTAATTATATACATAAGTATATAAAAAAGGAGCCTTTCGGCTCCTTATTTTCAAGTAAATTAAAAGTTTACACTTTAATTACTCAGCAGCAGGTGCTTCGCCAGTTGATTCAGCTGGTTTTTCAACCGCTTCTTTCATGCTTAGACGTACACGGCCTTGACGGTCAACTTCAAGAACTTTAACAACAACTTCTTGACCTTCAGTTAAGAAATCAGACACGTTGTTCACACGCTCTTCAGCAATTTGTGAAATGTGAACTAAACCATCTTTACCAGGTAATACATTTACGAACGCACCAAAATCAACGATACGTACAACTTTACCAGTGTAAACAGTACCAACTTCGATTTCAGCCGTTAATGCTTTAATGCGATTGATTGCATCTTCAGCTTGTTCGCCTGATGTAGCTGCAATTTTAACAGTACCGTCATCTTCGATTTCAATCGTAGTACCAGTTTCTTCAGTAAGTTGACGAATTGTTGCGCCGCCTTTACCAATGATGTCACGGATTTTATCTTGGCTAACTTTCATCGTATGGATACGAGGAGCAAATTGAGAGATATCATCACGAGCAGAGTTAATCGCTGCATCCATTGTACCTAAGATATGAATACGTGCGCCCTTTGCTTGTACAAGTGCAGTTTGCATAATATCTTTAGTGATACCTTCAATTTTGATATCCATTTGTAAAGCAGTGATACCGTCTTTAGTACCCGCAACTTTAAAGTCCATGTCGCCTAAGTGATCTTCATCACCTAAGATGTCAGAAAGAACAACGTGGCTGTCACCTTCTTTAACTAGACCCATTGCAATACCGGCAACAGAAGCTTTAATTGGAACACCAGCATCCATAAGTGCTAATGAAGTACCACAAACAGAAGCCATTGAAGACGAGCCATTTGATTCAGTAATTTCAGAAACAACACGTATTGAATACGGGAATTCTTCAATAGTTGGCATAACAGCTAACATACCGCGTTTAGCTAAACGACCGTGACCAATTTCACGACGCTTTGGAGAACCAACAAAACCAGTTTCACCTACACTGTATGGAGGGAAGTTGTAATGCAACATAAAGGTGTCAGTTTTTTCACCTAAAATTGTTTCAATACGTTGTGCGTCACGTTGTGTACCAAGAGTAGCAGCAACTAATGCTTGAGTTTCACCACGTGTAAACACAGCTGAACCATGAGTACGAGGAAGAACACCAGTCATAACGTCTAATGCACGGATCATTTCAGGATCACGACCATCAATACGAGGGTGACCTTGAGTAATACGACCACGAACAACTGTTTTTTCTAAGTCATGGAATAAGTCTTTAGCTTCTTGAACGTTAAGTTCAGCATCATCGCTAAGAAGTTGCTCAACAACTGAGTTTCTAATTACAGAAACTTTTTCGTAACGTTCAGCTTTTTCAGTAATTTGGTATGCTTCGTTTACTTGCTCTGTTGCAAGTTCAGCAATTTTAGCTGTTAGCTCTTCGTTTTTCGCTGGTGCTTCCCATTCCCATGAAGGAGTGTTTACTTCAGCAGCAAATTCTTTAATAGCATTAATTGCAGTTTGAGATTGCTCATGGCCATAAACTACAGCGCCAAGCATAACTTCTTCTGAAAGAACGTCAGCTTCTGATTCAACCATTAATACAGCAGCTTCAGTACCAGCAACAACAAGATCTAACTTACTTTCTGCAAGTTCAGATTGAAGCGGGTTTAAAATGTAAGCATCGTTTAAGTAACCAACACGTGCAGCGCCAACTGGACCACTAAATGGCATACCAGAAATAGCTAATGCAGCAGAAGTACCTAACAATGAGATAATGTCTGGATTAATTTCAGGGTTAGCTGAAACAACAGTAATAATTACTTGAACTTCGTTAGTGAAAGCGTCAGGGAACAATGGGCGAATAGGACGGTCAATTAGTCGACATATTAATGTTTCTTCTTCTGAAGGACGGCCTTCACGCTTGAAGAAACCACCAGGTATTTTACCTGCGGCATATGTTTTTTCTTGGTAGTTAACTGTTAATGGAAAAAAGTCTTGGCCTACTTTGGCTTCTTTTTTACCTACTACAGATACTAATACGCATGTATCATCCATGCTTGCCATTACGGCTGCTGTTGCTTGACGAGCGATAACACCTGTTTCTAGTGTTACTGTGTGCTGTCCGTACTCAAATGTTTTAGTAATTGGAGTCACTGTTTTTTCCTTTATTTTATAGGACCCATGCCCTATTTTATTTCATCTATAATTTCGCGACTAATTATACGCAATTACAGCGGGAATACTAGTATTTACATGTAGTTAAATGTAATACCAAGTCATATACCAATAGTTGTATTGGGATCGATAAGGTAAGTGCTTGTAGTTTGTAAATTTTTATTGAAAAATCAAAATTTAAAGCAAAAAAAAGAGCCATAAGGCTCTTTTTTTTTTAAATTTGATTCAGTCTTAACGACGTAAACCTAATTTAGCGATTACAGCTGTGTAACGATCTGCATTTTTACGCTTAAGGTAGTCTAGTAATTTACGACGTTGAGAAACCATGCGTAATAAACCACGACGTGAATGGTGATCATGGATGTGCTCTTTGAAGTGACCTTGTAAATGGTTGATTTGTGTAGTTAACAAAGCAACTTGTACTTCAGGAGAACCAGTGTCACCTTCTTGTTGTGCGTATTCTGCAACGATTGCAGCTTTTTCAGTAGCATTTAAAGACATAATGTATCCTTAGTGTTTAAGTTTAAAATCCCGCCAGGCCAAACACTAATTCAGCTAGGCGACAAAAGAGCGCGTATTCTAACAATATAACTACAGATAGCAAGCGTTTTATAGGGATGAGGCAAACATTGCTTCCAATTTAGAATACTTTACTTTCAACAATCCTGCGTTTACCCGTTTTTTTAACCTGATATAGGCTGTTATCCAAAAGTTTATATTGTTCATTTAAACCAAGTGAATCACTTAAAACTAAGTACGAACCACTCACACTTACTTCTCCAACCGTATCAAAATGATTATTTAAAATTTGTTGCTGTAATTTTTCAGCAACTTTTTTTATACCTGTCACGCATGTATTTGGAAGAATAATTAAAAACTCTTCCCCGCCCCAACGGATAACTACATCAGTATTTCTCAAGCTGGCTTTCAAGAACTCGACAAACTCTATCAACAGTTTGTCTCCAATATCATGGCCAAAGTGATCATTTACTTTCTTAAAATCATCAATATCAATAAACAGCAAAGCACACTGTTGCCCTTTGTACTTTTTTAGTTTCTTCTGTTTGGCAATGAATTTTTTAGAATATTGCCTGTTAAAAGCATTTGTTAACGGATCTGTGAATGCGGCTATTTTTAAGTTTCTATGGATAAACTTCAATATCACTAAGTAAATAATGATTAAGGTTAATATGCACAAGCAGACTATAACAGCCATCACAAGGTACTTATTCTTTTTTTCTGGAGGAGCATTATAAAGCCATTTTTTTAGCAACTTTTGATGTTCAATTTTACTGATACCATCGATAGCTTTATTTATTTCAGGTAATAAATGCTTTGCCTTATCGCTAAGTACAACTCTAATATTAATTTTATTTGACGATATGCCGCCAATTTTAATGTTTGAATAACCATCGCTAACTATTTTTGTGCTTAATACCGGTAATATATCAATTGCACCATCAATCTCCCCATAAGAGAGTAACTCTAATGCATGATAGGTATCCCTTACCTTAACAATTTTAATTAACGGGTAATTTCGCTCAATAAAATCACGAGCACTCTTGTTCTCACCAATCGCAATTTTTTTTCCAGCGAGAAAGGAAAAATCTGAAACAAAAGGAGAGTTGGTATTAACTGCCAAAGCTAATGGAAATGAAGTTATTTCTTTCGAATAGTTTAAGTTTTTAAATTCACTATCATCAGTACTTGCTCCGCCCAAAGAAAAGTCAGATTCATTATTATTTAATTTAGTTAAGACTTGACGCCAATTATCGGTTTTGACGAGATGATATTCGAGGTTTGCCTTAGAAAACATCAGCTCAAGATAATCTAACTTAATGCCAACTAGGTTTCCTTGCGGATCACTCATGTTAAGTGGCGCCCAATTATCGTTGATAATCGCTTCGTACGAATCTACCGTCGGCTGTGCATGCAAGCCTAAAGAGAGAGAAAAAAGTGATAAAAACATTAAGTATTTTAACATAACGAACAAGTAATAAAATTGGAACAATGTTCAATATACAGAATGTATCAAGTTGAATATAGAGGATAAATGTATTGGGAATGTAACAATTAAGTAGGTTAAGTAATAGTCAGTAATCAAAGAAAATTTAATTACCTCCTATCACTTAATACTAATTATTGATGATCAACTACTATGCGCTTAGGTGCTAACATTCCATCATCATTGATAATACCTACACCTATAAACTCTTGTTCTTCGCCAATATATACTTTTAATAACGTATCTGTTGCCGGTGCAGAATTTATTGATACTGGATTACCAAAACGTAAGAAACGCGCCGATTCAGCATCAATGGTAACCGAGTCTAAAATATAAACTGCAGAGTCCATAGGTAATAATAACGAGTCTAAAGCGTCATACGGGCTTATGTCCTGCGCTTTAGCATCAGCTAAAATCGTATCTAAATGCTCCATTGTGACCATTTTATCTATTGGGTAATTACCAACAGCAGTACGGCGCAGCATACTTACATGAGCACCGCAGCCTAATAGTTCACCTAAATCGTCAACAATAGTGCGTATGTATGTGCCTTTTGATACATGAATTTCCAAATCAACTTCATCGCCTTCAAAGCGCAGTAAGTCTAGGCGAAAGACAGTAATATCTCGGGCTTCACGTTCAATGGTAATGCCTTCACGGGCGTATTTATATAAAGGTTGGCCTTTATGTTTTAACGCTGAATACATTGATGGCACTTGCTTTGTGTCACCACGAAATGACTCTAACGCAGGTAATAACTCAGCATCCGTAACATTAACGGGCTTTTCAGCAACAACTTCACCATCGGCATCACTAGTAGTAGTACGAATACCAAGCTTAGCAGTAACGATATAAGTTTTATCAATATCTAAAAGAAACTGAGAAAACTTAGTACCTTCGCCAAAACAAATAGGTAGCATGCCAGTGGCTAATGGATCTAACGCACCGGTATGACCTGCTTTATTAGCAAAGAATATTCGTTTAGTGGCCTGCAGTGCAGAATTTGAAGACATTTCATAAGGCTTATCAAGTAACAAAACGCCGTCTATTTGACGACCTTTTCTGCGTTTGGCCATTAATTAATCTTCCTGCTTATCAGTTGATGATTCGTCTTGTTCATCAGTTGATTGTGCCTTTCGCTCATCTTCAGCGATAACTTGATTAACAATGTTAGTCATGCGTACACCTTCAACCAATGATTTGTCATATTCAAATCTAAGGTGCGGCATAATACGAGCACGTAATGTTTTTGCTAATAATGAACGAATAAAACCAGCCGCATCGTTTAATATGGCCAGTGACTCTTTCACTTTTGATTGATCATCATTAAAAAAAGTTACAAATACTTTGGCATAAGCCAAGTCGCGGGTAACTTCAACCGCTGAAACTGTCAGCATGCCTAAACGTGGATCTTTGATTTCACGCTGTAAGATAAAAGCAATTTCTTTTTGGATTTGTTGTCCAACTCGATCAGTACGAGCATATTCTCTAGCCATTTTGACTCCAGAAACAAAAATAGGGGCTAAGCCCCCACTTTATTATTAAATAATTAATATCAATGGGCCTAATAAATGGTCAACTGAGTAGTTGGCAAATACCGCAGGTATTTACCAACTACACAAAAATCATTATTAGGTTCGTTGGTATTATAATGTTCGTTCGATTTGAACCGTTTCGAATACTTCGATTTGGTCACCAACTCTAACATCATTATAGTTCTTAACACCGATACCACACTCAGTACCGTTACGAACTTCTTGTACGTCATCTTTAAAGCGACGTAAAGACTCTAGCTCACCTTCGTAAATTACTACGTTTTCACGTAATACACGAATTGGTGCGCTACGTTTGATGGTACCTTCAGTAACCATACAACCAGCGATAGAACCAATTTTTGGTGATTTAAATACGTCACGTACTTGTGCAAGACCAATGATTTCTTGTTTAAACTCAGGAGCAAGCATACCGCTCATTGCTGCTTTAACTTCATCAATCAATGCATAGATAACGCTGTAGTAACGCAAGTCTAAGTTTTCAGACTCTATTACTTTGCGTGCTGAAGCATCAGCACGAACGTTAAAGCCAACCACGATGGCGTTAGATGCCGCAGCAAGTGATGCATCTGTTTCAGTGATACCACCAACACCAGAGCCAACGATCTTAACTTTAACTTCGTCAGTAGATAACTTAATTAATGAATCAGAAATCGCTTCAAGTGAACCTTGAACGTCAGACTTAATAACTACGTTCACTTCAGAAACATCGCCTTCTTCCATGCTAGCAAACATGTTTTCAAGCTTCGCTTTTTGTTGACGAGCAAGTTTCACATCACGGAACTTGCCTTGACGGAATAACGCAACTTCACGTGCTTTCTTCTCATCTTTAACAACTGTTGCTTCATCACCTGATTGTGGCACACCTGAAAGACCTAAGATCTCAACAGGAATTGCTGGACCAGCAGTAGTGATGGTTTTGCCGTTTTCATCGCGCATTGCACGAACACGGCCATATTCTAAACCACATAGTACGATATCGCCTTGGTTCAAAGTACCTTCTTGAACAAGAACAGTAGCAACTGGGCCACGGCCTTTATCAAGTTTAGATTCAACCACAACACCAGTTGCCATTTTATCAACAACAGCAGTAAGCTCTAGAACTTCCGCTTGTAGTAATATTGCATCGAGTAATTCATCAATACCTAAACCTGTTTTCGCTGATACTGGACAGAATTGAACGTCACCGCCCCACTCTTCAGAAAGTACGTCGTGTTGTGATAATTCACTACGAACACGTTCAACATCGATTCCTTCTTTATCCATTTTGTTTACAGCGATAATGATAGGCGCATCAGATGCTTTAGCATGCTGAATTGCTTCAACCGTTTGTGGCATTACACCATCATCTGCAGCAACTACGATAATTACGATATCTGTAGCTTTTGCACCACGAGAACGCATTGCAGTAAACGCGGCATGGCCTGGTGTATCTAAGAATGTGATCATACCGTGACCAGTTTCTACGTGATAAGCACCAATGTGTTGAGTAATACCACCAGCTTCGCCGTCAGCAACTTTTGCTTTACGGATGTGATCTAGTAATGATGTTTTACCATGATCTACGTGACCCATGATAGTAACTACCGGAGCACGAGTAATTGAATCACCAACATGTCCTCGGTCTTCAAGTACTGCGTCTTCAAGTGCATTTTCATTTACTAGTACAACGTTATGACCCATTTCTTCTACAACTAACGATGCTGTTTCTTGGTCAATTACTTGGTTAATGGTTGCCATAGCACCCATTTTGAACATTACTTTAACTACTTCTGCGCCTTTAACTGCCATTTTATCGGCAAGTTCGGCAACAGAAATTGTTTCACCAATACGGATTTCACGTTCAACTGCTTTTGCAGGTTTAGTGAAACCGTGCTGTAAAGATGTTGGAGCATTTAAAGACATTTTGCCTTTTCTGCCACCTTTACCACCACGTCCGCCACGTGCAGGAGCCGCTTTTTTCTTCTTGCGACGACGGCCACTAGACTCATCTTGTTGGTCAACTTTATCTTCAGCTTCTTGTGCGTAAACAGACGATGTTACATGAACAACTTCTTTTTCTTTCTTCTTACGCTCAGCTTCCTGCTCTTTCCAACGAGCTTCGTTTTCTTCAGCAAGTTTTTTAGCCGCTTCAGCAGATTTCAGAGCTTCTTCTTCAGCTTTAGCTGCTAACTCACGCTCTTGTGCTAAACGAATTTTCTTTTCTTCTTCGTTTTCAACTTTAGGAGCTGGTGCAGGCTCAGCAGCTTTAGCCGCTTTAGCTTTTTCTTTAGCAATGGCATCAGCTTCTGCTTTAGCAGCAGCTTTCGCTTTATTTTCTGCATCTAACTTAGCTTTTGCTTCTGCAGCCACTTTAGCGGCAGCTTCTGCTTCAACTTTAGCTTGTTCCGCAGCTTCTGCTGCTGCTTTTGCTTCGGCTTCGGCTTGCGCTTTAAGCTCTATATCGCTAGCTTTTACGTAAGTACGCTTTTTACGAACTTCCACTTGCACTTGCTTAGCTTTAGAGCCTGAGCCAATTGAAAGTGTTGATTTAGTTTTACGGTTTAACGTCATGCGAGTAGGCTCTGCATCTGACGTATCACCATGTGATTTTTTCAAGTGCTCAAGTAACGTTTCTTTTTCTTGATCGGTTACCTTATCACCTGTTGATTTTTTAATACCAGCATCAGCTAATTGGCTTACAAGACGTGCTTCGTCGGTGCCAATTTCACTAGCAAGTTGTTTTATTGTTACATCTGTCATTAAATTCTATCTCCTGCTAGGGCTTATTCTTCGTTAAACCAGCATATGTTACGTGCAGCCATAATTAATTCGCCAGCTTTAGCTTCATCAAGCTCTTCAATGTCGGCAATCTCGTCAACGCCTTGTTCGGCTAAGTCTTCAAGGGTAATAACACCACGACTTGCTAAAACAAATGCTAAGTGTTTTTCCATACCTTCAAGAGCTAATAGATCAGCAGCAGGTTCTGCGTCTTCTAGTGATTCTTCTGAAGCTAAGGCAGCTGTCGTAATCGCTGCTTTAGCGCGCTCACGTAACTCTTCAACTGTATCTTCGTCAAGACCATCAATTTCTAATAATTCACCTACTGGAACGTAAGCAATTT
This genomic window contains:
- the rpsO gene encoding 30S ribosomal protein S15; amino-acid sequence: MSLNATEKAAIVAEYAQQEGDTGSPEVQVALLTTQINHLQGHFKEHIHDHHSRRGLLRMVSQRRKLLDYLKRKNADRYTAVIAKLGLRR
- the rbfA gene encoding 30S ribosome-binding factor RbfA; this translates as MAREYARTDRVGQQIQKEIAFILQREIKDPRLGMLTVSAVEVTRDLAYAKVFVTFFNDDQSKVKESLAILNDAAGFIRSLLAKTLRARIMPHLRFEYDKSLVEGVRMTNIVNQVIAEDERKAQSTDEQDESSTDKQED
- the infB gene encoding translation initiation factor IF-2, with product MTDVTIKQLASEIGTDEARLVSQLADAGIKKSTGDKVTDQEKETLLEHLKKSHGDTSDAEPTRMTLNRKTKSTLSIGSGSKAKQVQVEVRKKRTYVKASDIELKAQAEAEAKAAAEAAEQAKVEAEAAAKVAAEAKAKLDAENKAKAAAKAEADAIAKEKAKAAKAAEPAPAPKVENEEEKKIRLAQERELAAKAEEEALKSAEAAKKLAEENEARWKEQEAERKKKEKEVVHVTSSVYAQEAEDKVDQQDESSGRRRKKKKAAPARGGRGGKGGRKGKMSLNAPTSLQHGFTKPAKAVEREIRIGETISVAELADKMAVKGAEVVKVMFKMGAMATINQVIDQETASLVVEEMGHNVVLVNENALEDAVLEDRGHVGDSITRAPVVTIMGHVDHGKTSLLDHIRKAKVADGEAGGITQHIGAYHVETGHGMITFLDTPGHAAFTAMRSRGAKATDIVIIVVAADDGVMPQTVEAIQHAKASDAPIIIAVNKMDKEGIDVERVRSELSQHDVLSEEWGGDVQFCPVSAKTGLGIDELLDAILLQAEVLELTAVVDKMATGVVVESKLDKGRGPVATVLVQEGTLNQGDIVLCGLEYGRVRAMRDENGKTITTAGPAIPVEILGLSGVPQSGDEATVVKDEKKAREVALFRQGKFRDVKLARQQKAKLENMFASMEEGDVSEVNVVIKSDVQGSLEAISDSLIKLSTDEVKVKIVGSGVGGITETDASLAAASNAIVVGFNVRADASARKVIESENLDLRYYSVIYALIDEVKAAMSGMLAPEFKQEIIGLAQVRDVFKSPKIGSIAGCMVTEGTIKRSAPIRVLRENVVIYEGELESLRRFKDDVQEVRNGTECGIGVKNYNDVRVGDQIEVFETVQIERTL
- the pnp gene encoding polyribonucleotide nucleotidyltransferase, yielding MTPITKTFEYGQHTVTLETGVIARQATAAVMASMDDTCVLVSVVGKKEAKVGQDFFPLTVNYQEKTYAAGKIPGGFFKREGRPSEEETLICRLIDRPIRPLFPDAFTNEVQVIITVVSANPEINPDIISLLGTSAALAISGMPFSGPVGAARVGYLNDAYILNPLQSELAESKLDLVVAGTEAAVLMVESEADVLSEEVMLGAVVYGHEQSQTAINAIKEFAAEVNTPSWEWEAPAKNEELTAKIAELATEQVNEAYQITEKAERYEKVSVIRNSVVEQLLSDDAELNVQEAKDLFHDLEKTVVRGRITQGHPRIDGRDPEMIRALDVMTGVLPRTHGSAVFTRGETQALVAATLGTQRDAQRIETILGEKTDTFMLHYNFPPYSVGETGFVGSPKRREIGHGRLAKRGMLAVMPTIEEFPYSIRVVSEITESNGSSSMASVCGTSLALMDAGVPIKASVAGIAMGLVKEGDSHVVLSDILGDEDHLGDMDFKVAGTKDGITALQMDIKIEGITKDIMQTALVQAKGARIHILGTMDAAINSARDDISQFAPRIHTMKVSQDKIRDIIGKGGATIRQLTEETGTTIEIEDDGTVKIAATSGEQAEDAINRIKALTAEIEVGTVYTGKVVRIVDFGAFVNVLPGKDGLVHISQIAEERVNNVSDFLTEGQEVVVKVLEVDRQGRVRLSMKEAVEKPAESTGEAPAAE
- the nlpI gene encoding lipoprotein NlpI; amino-acid sequence: MKFKLSFITILLLSILSGCATSSNTQSSSVAKVVIAEPLPVNQQSEVAIARLTEILNRVEVSQEQKAKLFYDRGVIYDSVGLRGLASYDFQRALRLQPDLVDAYNFIGIHHTQRQEFLQAYEAFDSAIELDEQHQYAYLNRGIALYYGGRPQLALQDMRRFQLEQQNDPYRISWLYIIENEIDPVTAKNNLRLNLNSIDHNSWANNILRLFLGDISEQDFVASLTVGVKNHKELVDRLCEGYFYLGKYKLLNNSINTSSDYFKLALSTNVYEFIEHRYAKLELDLIQANVAPIPN
- the truB gene encoding tRNA pseudouridine(55) synthase TruB, whose amino-acid sequence is MAKRRKGRQIDGVLLLDKPYEMSSNSALQATKRIFFANKAGHTGALDPLATGMLPICFGEGTKFSQFLLDIDKTYIVTAKLGIRTTTSDADGEVVAEKPVNVTDAELLPALESFRGDTKQVPSMYSALKHKGQPLYKYAREGITIEREARDITVFRLDLLRFEGDEVDLEIHVSKGTYIRTIVDDLGELLGCGAHVSMLRRTAVGNYPIDKMVTMEHLDTILADAKAQDISPYDALDSLLLPMDSAVYILDSVTIDAESARFLRFGNPVSINSAPATDTLLKVYIGEEQEFIGVGIINDDGMLAPKRIVVDHQ
- a CDS encoding transporter substrate-binding domain-containing diguanylate cyclase, whose translation is MFLSLFSLSLGLHAQPTVDSYEAIINDNWAPLNMSDPQGNLVGIKLDYLELMFSKANLEYHLVKTDNWRQVLTKLNNNESDFSLGGASTDDSEFKNLNYSKEITSFPLALAVNTNSPFVSDFSFLAGKKIAIGENKSARDFIERNYPLIKIVKVRDTYHALELLSYGEIDGAIDILPVLSTKIVSDGYSNIKIGGISSNKINIRVVLSDKAKHLLPEINKAIDGISKIEHQKLLKKWLYNAPPEKKNKYLVMAVIVCLCILTLIIIYLVILKFIHRNLKIAAFTDPLTNAFNRQYSKKFIAKQKKLKKYKGQQCALLFIDIDDFKKVNDHFGHDIGDKLLIEFVEFLKASLRNTDVVIRWGGEEFLIILPNTCVTGIKKVAEKLQQQILNNHFDTVGEVSVSGSYLVLSDSLGLNEQYKLLDNSLYQVKKTGKRRIVESKVF